From the genome of Nocardia sp. NBC_01503, one region includes:
- a CDS encoding MmcQ/YjbR family DNA-binding protein encodes MALSLGEVSEKFEWEMPTFRVAGKLFLTLPEGETSMAVRCPIAERNELVLAEPEKFWVAPHEAGGAWVRVRLAALDDREELEAIVVDSWRQAAPPKVVEEFFPG; translated from the coding sequence ATGGCACTTTCGCTGGGGGAGGTCAGCGAGAAGTTCGAGTGGGAGATGCCTACGTTTCGGGTGGCGGGGAAGTTGTTTCTGACGCTGCCGGAGGGGGAGACGTCCATGGCGGTGCGGTGTCCCATCGCCGAGCGCAATGAACTGGTGCTGGCGGAGCCGGAGAAGTTCTGGGTCGCGCCGCATGAGGCCGGCGGGGCGTGGGTGCGGGTTCGATTGGCGGCCTTGGATGATCGCGAGGAGTTGGAGGCGATCGTGGTGGATTCGTGGCGGCAGGCCGCGCCGCCGAAGGTGGTGGAGGAGTTCTTCCCGGGGTAG
- a CDS encoding Uma2 family endonuclease gives MSAALDFGAAFGHGPYTPDDLHKGPDEGKGFELWNGWLIEKMSPSLRHNRVARGLRNLFIEAARNAEADVFIDGGEYEFTFPSGIRKPDVFILDAMAEREGVAEGDTFIDPADLLLVAEVVSRRSGSELHDRKAKRDEYAAAGIPHYWIVDFSPVLRIEALDLEQGRYGKGRVVTGGELLVVERPFEISIKPDSLLELGR, from the coding sequence GTGAGCGCTGCACTCGATTTCGGCGCGGCGTTCGGCCACGGCCCATACACTCCTGACGACCTGCACAAAGGCCCGGATGAGGGTAAGGGCTTCGAGCTGTGGAACGGGTGGTTGATCGAGAAGATGTCACCATCGCTGCGTCATAACCGGGTCGCTCGGGGTCTGCGGAACCTCTTCATCGAAGCAGCTCGAAATGCTGAGGCCGATGTCTTCATCGACGGCGGTGAGTACGAGTTCACCTTCCCGTCGGGCATTCGCAAGCCGGATGTATTCATCCTCGATGCCATGGCGGAACGGGAGGGTGTGGCCGAGGGCGATACCTTCATCGACCCGGCTGACCTGCTGCTGGTCGCAGAGGTCGTTTCCCGTCGCAGCGGCAGCGAGTTGCATGATCGCAAAGCGAAACGGGACGAGTATGCGGCAGCAGGTATTCCGCACTACTGGATCGTGGACTTCTCCCCGGTGCTCCGGATCGAAGCGCTGGACCTCGAACAAGGTCGCTACGGCAAAGGCCGCGTGGTGACGGGCGGCGAGTTGCTGGTGGTGGAGCGGCCGTTCGAGATTTCGATCAAGCCCGACTCGCTTCTCGAACTCGGCCGCTGA
- a CDS encoding ABC transporter substrate-binding protein: MISTACEKSNEPTGSVESGPPPGPVTITHAFGETTLTTVPERIVALGNQWLDTAQSLGITPIAYINDLTAPGSAPPPWEPATLKSARPLDTTAALTDQLAPLHPDLILADPILADAAAYADLTRIAPTIPRLTPAAVTPWPDLLRALAKVLHRGDTAERLITTLDARIAAIPRTHPTLKSATFTTTWLSAPTQLMVFTDPADPANTLLANLGLTIPAHLTDPTGRLELPPARTPELDADLLLAAYSPGLDETFRALPGFTTLPAVRKNATVFLTAEELSALNHPTALSLPYLLGKLEPALAKATK, encoded by the coding sequence GTGATTTCCACGGCGTGTGAGAAAAGCAACGAACCAACCGGTTCCGTCGAGTCCGGGCCCCCGCCCGGCCCCGTCACCATCACCCACGCCTTCGGTGAAACCACCCTCACCACCGTCCCCGAACGGATTGTGGCCCTGGGCAACCAATGGCTCGATACCGCACAGTCGCTCGGCATCACCCCGATCGCCTACATCAACGACCTCACCGCGCCGGGCAGTGCGCCCCCGCCCTGGGAACCCGCCACCCTGAAATCCGCCAGGCCCCTCGACACCACCGCCGCGCTGACGGACCAATTGGCGCCCCTGCACCCCGATCTGATCCTGGCCGACCCCATCCTCGCCGACGCCGCCGCCTACGCCGACCTCACCAGGATCGCGCCCACCATCCCGCGCCTGACCCCGGCGGCCGTCACTCCCTGGCCCGACCTGCTCCGCGCCCTGGCCAAGGTCCTGCACCGCGGCGATACCGCCGAACGGCTCATCACCACCCTCGACGCCCGCATCGCGGCCATCCCCCGAACCCACCCCACCCTGAAGTCCGCGACCTTCACCACCACCTGGCTCTCCGCCCCCACCCAGCTCATGGTCTTCACCGATCCGGCCGATCCGGCCAACACCCTCCTCGCCAACCTCGGCCTGACCATCCCCGCCCACCTGACCGACCCCACCGGCCGCCTCGAACTCCCACCCGCCCGCACCCCCGAACTCGACGCCGACCTCCTGCTGGCCGCCTACTCGCCCGGTCTGGACGAAACCTTCCGCGCCCTACCCGGTTTCACCACCCTGCCCGCGGTCCGGAAGAACGCCACCGTCTTCCTCACCGCCGAGGAGTTGAGCGCCCTGAACCACCCCACCGCGCTCTCCCTGCCCTACCTCTTGGGCAAACTCGAACCAGCGTTGGCGAAGGCCACGAAGTAG